In Kaistella faecalis, a genomic segment contains:
- a CDS encoding carbonic anhydrase, producing MKKSYEVIFDNNKKWVESKLAEDKDFFKTLSASQTPDYLYIGCSDSRVSAEEMMGLKPGEVFVTRNVANVVNTLDMSATAVIQYAVEHLKVKHIIVCGHYGCGGVKAAMTPQDLGLMNPWLRNIRDVYRLHQAELDAIEDDQKRYDRLVELNVQEQCINVIKMAVVQEQYLVDEYPIVHGWVFDLKTGKIIDLEIDFESILKDIQKIYNLTNSEWVMSRKKNKNLI from the coding sequence ATGAAAAAATCGTACGAAGTTATTTTCGACAACAATAAAAAATGGGTGGAGTCAAAACTCGCTGAAGACAAAGACTTTTTCAAAACCCTATCTGCATCACAAACTCCTGATTATCTTTATATTGGATGTTCAGACAGCCGTGTTTCCGCCGAGGAAATGATGGGTTTAAAACCAGGAGAAGTATTTGTAACCCGAAACGTTGCAAACGTTGTAAACACGCTGGACATGAGCGCTACAGCTGTGATTCAGTACGCCGTTGAACACCTGAAAGTGAAACACATCATCGTTTGCGGGCACTATGGATGTGGCGGTGTAAAAGCAGCGATGACGCCTCAGGATCTTGGCCTGATGAACCCATGGCTCAGAAATATACGGGATGTTTACAGACTGCATCAGGCTGAATTGGATGCAATTGAAGACGATCAGAAACGTTACGACCGCCTTGTAGAACTCAACGTTCAGGAACAGTGCATCAACGTTATTAAAATGGCTGTAGTTCAGGAACAGTATTTGGTCGATGAATATCCAATTGTTCACGGCTGGGTTTTCGATCTGAAAACAGGAAAGATCATCGATCTGGAAATTGATTTTGAAAGTATTCTGAAAGACATTCAGAAGATTTACAATTTAACCAACTCAGAATGGGTAATGAGTCGCAAAAAAAATAAAAACCTCATCTGA
- a CDS encoding serine acetyltransferase: MPNYTTIQKDFYRESGKMLSSPEIWAKCINPNLHFIYILRKCQQYRKKSFLGAFWRLVLRHHQIKYGFQIYPETQIGEGFYLGHWGALVINPKAKIGRNCNIAQGVTIAQANRGKTEGVPEIGDEVWIGPNAVIVGNIKIGNNVLIAPNAYVNFDVPENSVVIGNPAQITTNLNATQGYINHKI, from the coding sequence ATGCCCAATTATACCACCATACAGAAAGATTTTTACCGTGAGAGCGGAAAAATGCTGTCTTCTCCCGAAATCTGGGCAAAATGCATTAACCCCAATCTTCATTTTATCTATATTTTGAGGAAATGCCAGCAGTACAGAAAAAAATCTTTTTTAGGGGCGTTCTGGAGATTGGTTTTGCGTCATCACCAGATCAAATATGGTTTCCAAATTTATCCCGAAACACAGATTGGCGAGGGCTTTTATCTTGGACACTGGGGCGCCCTCGTCATCAATCCGAAAGCTAAAATCGGCAGAAACTGCAACATTGCGCAGGGCGTAACGATCGCTCAGGCGAACCGTGGAAAAACTGAAGGAGTTCCGGAAATCGGTGATGAAGTTTGGATAGGACCGAACGCTGTAATCGTGGGAAACATCAAAATCGGTAATAATGTGCTGATCGCTCCCAACGCTTATGTAAACTTCGATGTTCCTGAAAATTCAGTCGTAATCGGAAATCCCGCACAAATCACCACAAACCTAAATGCAACACAAGGCTATATTAATCACAAAATTTAA
- a CDS encoding glycosyltransferase, whose amino-acid sequence MKSEKGKKKILIRIGSLRHGGAEKVLVTFLKNLPPDKYEIDLLLNLYSGKYLSEVPNWINVFYLNRGEMITTNRIQDIPVKAFRVIYQSLLKRFPEILYSKILKGNQYDIEFAAIHGMRDEILSSPIKSSKKIIWIHNDLKKTEFKNYNDEELRKFFGFDKIMVISDKIQHDFENIAVSQSEKDRIVRIYNPLDTNEILRKSTAQATTYSFNKTLKTFVSVGTVFPQKGFDRLLKVHQKLLNEGLHHHLLIIGDGYDFENIKTLKTELGLDQTATMLGFTDNPYPYFKEADFYILGSRYEGFPTVLFEAIALKKPIIATDVSGVKEMLAEGKLGLIVENSQEGIYTGMKKALNQPESFEGYTKALETYTMPFNLENSVQKITHIIDEL is encoded by the coding sequence ATGAAAAGTGAAAAGGGCAAAAAGAAAATCCTTATCCGGATCGGGTCGCTGCGGCATGGCGGAGCCGAAAAAGTTCTGGTCACTTTTCTGAAAAATCTGCCGCCCGACAAGTATGAAATCGATCTTTTACTGAATTTGTACTCGGGGAAATATTTATCCGAGGTTCCTAACTGGATCAATGTTTTCTATCTAAACCGCGGCGAAATGATTACCACAAACCGGATTCAGGACATTCCTGTAAAAGCCTTCCGGGTCATTTATCAGTCACTATTGAAGAGATTTCCCGAAATCCTTTATTCAAAAATCCTGAAAGGAAATCAATACGATATCGAATTTGCGGCAATTCACGGGATGCGCGATGAGATTTTATCTTCTCCTATAAAATCATCCAAAAAAATCATCTGGATTCATAATGACCTTAAAAAGACTGAATTTAAAAACTATAATGATGAAGAACTCCGAAAGTTTTTTGGTTTCGATAAAATCATGGTGATTTCAGATAAAATTCAGCACGATTTCGAAAACATAGCAGTAAGTCAATCGGAGAAAGACAGAATAGTAAGAATTTACAACCCTTTAGATACCAATGAAATCCTGCGTAAATCAACTGCTCAGGCAACCACTTATTCATTCAATAAAACTCTTAAAACTTTCGTTTCAGTAGGAACCGTTTTTCCCCAAAAGGGCTTCGACAGACTTTTAAAAGTGCATCAAAAACTCTTAAACGAAGGGCTTCATCATCACCTGCTGATCATCGGAGACGGATACGATTTTGAAAATATAAAAACCCTAAAAACGGAACTTGGGCTTGATCAAACCGCCACCATGCTGGGATTTACAGATAATCCGTATCCGTATTTTAAAGAAGCTGATTTTTATATTTTAGGTTCCAGATATGAAGGATTCCCGACTGTTTTATTTGAAGCTATTGCACTTAAGAAACCCATTATTGCGACCGATGTTTCGGGCGTGAAAGAAATGCTTGCAGAGGGAAAACTAGGTTTAATCGTAGAAAATTCTCAAGAGGGAATTTATACAGGAATGAAAAAAGCACTCAACCAACCTGAAAGTTTTGAAGGTTACACTAAAGCATTAGAAACTTACACAATGCCCTTCAACCTTGAAAATTCAGTACAGAAAATCACGCATATAATTGATGAACTTTAA
- a CDS encoding glycosyltransferase yields the protein MIPEQKIKILFRHRSMEMGGVEKVMLSVLNNLDPEKFEMTVLLNLNQGELRNEFPANVRKVFLTKGKEDFSTNTLLAKIQLFKRKIKLKKFNKHPEVIDKEILKDEFDVEIAMTYNDFSAVLNSTNKKSKKIGWFHSEINLPKLQPLVPKILEQFPQFDHMIYCSEKIRTIMHDIYPKLAYPPESVIINAIPIEEIREKSQENIADLPSKPVFVSVGRLHTRKGYHKLMDAHHQLLKEGFQHSVMVIGDGEELTNLLAQQKKLGVEKTFVLAGNKMNPYPYIKNADFFIMPSESEAWPLVLAEALILQKPTIATDTGDVATMLEHFETGYLINYRTEEIFEAMKVFLTNAELIKSINDNLKNISAKFDNNKIFMAIEEIILNLVKK from the coding sequence ATGATACCTGAGCAAAAAATTAAAATCCTCTTCCGCCACAGGTCCATGGAAATGGGCGGTGTTGAGAAAGTGATGCTGAGTGTTCTAAACAATCTGGATCCGGAAAAATTTGAGATGACCGTTCTCCTTAATCTCAACCAGGGTGAACTTCGGAACGAATTCCCCGCAAATGTACGCAAAGTATTTCTGACAAAAGGAAAAGAGGACTTTTCTACAAACACGCTGCTGGCAAAAATTCAGCTTTTTAAAAGGAAAATAAAACTTAAGAAATTCAATAAACATCCGGAAGTTATCGATAAAGAAATCCTGAAGGATGAATTTGATGTTGAAATAGCGATGACCTACAATGATTTCTCGGCAGTTTTAAATTCTACCAATAAAAAATCAAAAAAAATAGGCTGGTTTCATTCAGAGATCAATCTGCCGAAACTGCAGCCTTTGGTCCCTAAAATTCTGGAGCAGTTTCCTCAGTTCGATCACATGATTTACTGTTCAGAGAAAATCCGGACGATCATGCACGACATTTATCCAAAACTCGCATACCCACCGGAAAGTGTAATTATCAATGCTATTCCGATAGAGGAAATCCGGGAAAAGAGTCAAGAAAATATTGCCGACTTGCCATCTAAACCTGTTTTTGTTTCGGTCGGCAGGCTTCATACCAGGAAAGGCTACCATAAACTTATGGATGCGCATCATCAGCTTCTGAAAGAGGGTTTTCAGCATTCTGTAATGGTAATTGGTGACGGCGAGGAACTCACAAATCTTTTAGCACAACAGAAAAAACTTGGGGTTGAAAAAACTTTTGTTCTCGCAGGCAACAAAATGAATCCGTATCCCTACATCAAAAATGCAGATTTCTTTATCATGCCTTCCGAATCCGAAGCCTGGCCGCTGGTTTTGGCGGAAGCTTTAATTCTACAGAAACCCACCATCGCAACAGACACCGGCGATGTGGCTACAATGCTGGAACACTTCGAAACAGGTTATCTGATCAATTACAGAACTGAAGAAATTTTTGAGGCAATGAAAGTGTTTTTAACCAACGCTGAGCTTATCAAAAGCATTAATGATAATCTGAAAAACATCAGCGCTAAGTTCGATAACAACAAAATTTTTATGGCAATTGAAGAAATCATCCTTAATTTAGTAAAAAAATAA
- a CDS encoding SulP family inorganic anion transporter: protein MKKTLSIYGGIKENFPSGLVVFLVALPLCLGIALASGAPPLSGIIAGIIGGLVVGYLSNSNISVSGPAAGLTAIVLTAITDLGAFELFLCAGIIAGIIQLILGFIRAGSISNYFPTNVIEGMLAGIGIIIILTQIPHALGFDKDFEGNQTLFANGFNPNYFSELAAGIHPGAVIVTLVSITILLAWDKFPALKKLKMIPGALVAVGAGILLNYIFILSGSSLAIGSEHLVSLPVPQSASDFKNMLVFPDLQGFLNPKVWIVGATIAIVASIETLLCIEASDRLDTRRRITDTNLELRAQGIGNLISSAIGGLPMTSVVVRSSANANAGATSKLSTVIHGGLLLICVLTIPFILNMIPLATLAAVLLLVGYKLAKPATVMHFWHKGKYQFIPFIATVVAVVSLDLLKGVGIGLLISVFYILQGNMKRAYYLSREELDDADEINIKLAEEVSFLNKAAIKKTLKNIKPNSQVCIDARSTSYIATDILEMIQEFANIRAKEEDIEVRLVGFKTSYQEYADDEDSHIIIAHRRAM from the coding sequence ATGAAAAAAACACTTTCTATATACGGAGGGATTAAAGAAAATTTCCCTTCAGGACTCGTCGTATTTTTAGTAGCACTTCCACTATGTTTAGGGATTGCATTAGCCTCCGGCGCACCACCGCTTTCCGGGATTATTGCAGGAATTATCGGCGGTTTGGTTGTCGGTTACCTCAGTAATTCGAATATATCGGTCAGCGGACCCGCAGCGGGATTAACCGCTATTGTACTTACTGCTATTACCGATTTAGGTGCATTCGAACTTTTCCTTTGTGCCGGAATTATTGCCGGAATTATTCAGCTAATTTTAGGGTTTATAAGAGCCGGAAGTATCTCAAATTATTTTCCCACCAACGTTATTGAAGGAATGCTGGCAGGGATTGGGATCATCATCATCTTAACGCAGATCCCTCATGCATTGGGTTTTGATAAAGATTTTGAAGGAAACCAGACGCTTTTCGCCAATGGTTTTAACCCAAATTATTTTAGCGAATTGGCCGCGGGAATTCATCCTGGTGCAGTAATCGTTACGTTGGTCTCCATCACTATTCTTTTGGCCTGGGATAAATTTCCAGCGCTGAAAAAACTCAAAATGATTCCCGGAGCGCTAGTGGCAGTAGGTGCAGGAATTCTGCTGAATTATATTTTCATCCTTTCCGGAAGTTCACTTGCGATCGGCTCAGAACATTTGGTTTCACTTCCCGTTCCGCAAAGTGCGTCAGATTTTAAAAACATGCTTGTTTTCCCGGATCTGCAGGGATTCTTGAATCCAAAAGTTTGGATTGTGGGCGCAACGATCGCTATTGTGGCGTCCATTGAAACATTACTGTGTATTGAAGCTTCCGACCGTTTGGATACGCGCAGGAGAATTACAGACACCAACTTAGAGCTTCGGGCACAGGGAATAGGGAATTTAATTTCTTCAGCGATTGGCGGTTTGCCCATGACATCAGTGGTGGTAAGAAGTTCTGCCAATGCGAATGCCGGAGCAACTTCTAAACTATCTACCGTTATTCATGGCGGGCTATTGCTGATTTGCGTTCTTACGATTCCGTTTATTCTGAATATGATTCCACTCGCTACTTTGGCCGCGGTTTTACTTCTGGTAGGTTACAAACTGGCGAAACCTGCAACGGTGATGCATTTCTGGCATAAAGGAAAATACCAGTTTATCCCTTTCATCGCGACAGTAGTCGCCGTAGTTTCGCTTGATTTACTGAAGGGTGTGGGAATTGGATTATTGATTTCGGTTTTCTATATCCTCCAGGGAAATATGAAACGGGCTTACTACCTGAGCCGCGAAGAGCTTGACGATGCTGATGAAATCAACATAAAACTTGCGGAAGAGGTATCTTTTCTAAACAAAGCAGCCATTAAAAAAACGCTTAAAAACATCAAACCAAACTCACAGGTCTGTATTGATGCCAGATCAACCTCCTACATCGCGACCGATATTCTTGAAATGATTCAGGAATTTGCCAATATCCGTGCAAAAGAAGAGGATATTGAAGTGAGGCTAGTTGGTTTCAAAACCTCTTATCAGGAATACGCTGACGACGAAGATTCACATATTATCATTGCCCACAGAAGAGCCATGTAA
- a CDS encoding acyltransferase, which translates to MIFLYRIILKIHTSYQYFIQQIYLKICLAKGLKVGKNVRFVEVPQFGTEPFLIEIGDETTFSNNVRFVNHDGGQNALHFFEKYKDVRTFGRIKIGKRCLIGADTIIMPGVEMKDNCLLGAGSILTTSMPAGTVFAGVPAKYICTLEEYGDKLLANNVMYPRELEQDRPRLEAYIKKNLPHHYKPVK; encoded by the coding sequence ATGATTTTTCTGTACAGAATCATTCTCAAAATTCATACATCCTACCAATATTTCATTCAGCAGATTTATCTAAAAATATGTCTGGCAAAAGGACTTAAAGTAGGTAAAAATGTACGTTTTGTAGAGGTACCACAGTTCGGAACAGAACCCTTTCTTATCGAAATCGGAGACGAAACAACTTTCTCTAACAACGTTAGATTTGTAAATCACGACGGCGGGCAAAACGCACTGCATTTTTTCGAAAAATATAAAGATGTGAGGACTTTTGGGCGGATTAAAATCGGCAAACGCTGCCTAATCGGCGCAGACACCATTATTATGCCCGGAGTTGAAATGAAGGATAATTGTCTTTTAGGTGCAGGATCAATTTTAACAACTTCAATGCCTGCCGGAACGGTGTTCGCGGGCGTTCCGGCCAAATACATCTGTACACTGGAAGAATATGGCGACAAACTTTTGGCGAATAATGTAATGTATCCACGGGAACTTGAACAAGACCGTCCTAGGCTTGAAGCGTATATTAAAAAAAATCTGCCTCATCATTACAAACCTGTAAAATAA
- the pth gene encoding aminoacyl-tRNA hydrolase produces the protein MKYLIVGLGNKGDEYTETRHNVGFKVAEKIAETIEAPFKSSNFGLLAEGKYKGRKVFILKPDTYMNLSGNAVKFWLQKENIPLENLMIITDDLALPFGTLRMKMKGSDAGHNGLKSIQEQLQTQNYPRLRFGISAEFPEGKQVDYVLGKWEGEEKEKLPERIEKFSKACLSFVFAGIQNTMTAFNGK, from the coding sequence ATGAAATACCTTATCGTCGGTCTCGGCAACAAAGGAGATGAATATACTGAAACCCGGCATAACGTCGGGTTTAAAGTTGCTGAAAAAATCGCCGAAACTATTGAAGCTCCGTTTAAATCTTCCAATTTTGGACTTTTGGCTGAAGGAAAATATAAAGGCAGAAAAGTCTTTATTCTTAAGCCTGATACTTACATGAATCTTTCAGGAAATGCGGTGAAATTCTGGCTTCAGAAAGAGAATATTCCTTTGGAGAATTTAATGATTATCACGGATGATCTTGCTTTGCCTTTCGGAACTTTAAGAATGAAAATGAAAGGTTCCGACGCCGGTCACAATGGATTGAAAAGCATTCAGGAACAGCTTCAGACTCAAAATTATCCACGATTGCGTTTTGGAATTTCTGCAGAATTTCCTGAAGGAAAACAGGTAGATTATGTTCTTGGAAAATGGGAAGGTGAGGAAAAAGAAAAACTTCCCGAAAGAATCGAGAAGTTTTCTAAAGCGTGTCTGTCTTTTGTTTTCGCGGGAATACAGAATACGATGACTGCTTTTAATGGGAAATAG
- a CDS encoding glycosyltransferase family 2 protein: MKFSILIANYNNGRFFSDCYYSVISQTYSDWEAIIVDDCSTDNSLELIGNLIQGDSRFKIFTNESNQGCGYTKRRALELATGKICGFLDPDDALQEQALEFSVKEYHEKNIVATYSKITFCDPKLNPVSDFKKINKILNDRFFFNLPIQIHHFFTFKKAAYDETVGIDPTLKSAVDQDLYLKVLERGDVTFIPQNLYFYRRHAKGISQHTSKVKAKKNFAKVIFEAFKRRGITEINGKNVPENYAQSQEIFDLLNYQNNIPFRLIKKLKIILQNFV, encoded by the coding sequence ATGAAATTTTCGATCCTTATTGCCAACTACAACAACGGCAGATTTTTTTCAGACTGTTATTATTCTGTCATTTCGCAAACCTATTCTGATTGGGAAGCCATTATTGTGGATGACTGCTCTACGGATAATTCGTTAGAACTCATCGGAAATCTAATTCAGGGAGACTCAAGATTTAAAATTTTTACTAACGAAAGCAATCAGGGATGTGGTTACACCAAGCGGAGAGCCCTGGAATTAGCAACTGGTAAAATCTGTGGCTTTCTGGATCCTGACGATGCGCTTCAAGAACAGGCATTAGAGTTTTCAGTGAAGGAATACCACGAAAAAAATATTGTAGCAACTTATTCGAAAATAACATTCTGCGACCCCAAACTTAACCCCGTAAGTGATTTCAAGAAGATAAATAAAATTCTTAACGACCGTTTTTTCTTTAATCTACCGATACAGATTCATCATTTTTTCACGTTTAAAAAAGCGGCTTACGATGAAACTGTGGGGATAGATCCCACCTTAAAATCTGCGGTTGACCAGGATTTATACTTGAAAGTTCTGGAAAGAGGTGACGTCACTTTTATTCCTCAAAACCTGTATTTTTACCGGCGGCACGCAAAAGGAATTTCGCAGCACACTTCAAAAGTAAAAGCTAAAAAGAATTTCGCAAAAGTTATTTTTGAAGCTTTTAAAAGAAGAGGAATCACCGAAATCAACGGGAAAAACGTCCCTGAAAATTACGCACAATCTCAGGAAATCTTCGATCTGCTGAATTACCAGAATAATATTCCGTTCCGGCTGATTAAAAAACTCAAAATCATTCTTCAAAATTTTGTATAA
- a CDS encoding class I SAM-dependent methyltransferase produces MSELKRVAKTLVGYIKRPDLYPELGRKIIKNIFNRKSAFRGKARTTEWAQSLAVNQETAIGQLFGIKFENFQNLFSEELHDASKREKECPIKMGGAGALELIYYACEFTNAESVVETGVAYGWSSLAALLSLQKRNGTLYSSDMPYLSQDGDRYVGAVVPDRLKKYWKLFRHADKESIPKIFGEMNRADVIHYDSDKSYEGRTWAYREMYQHLRKGGVFISDDIGDNAAFQDFCTRNTISPTVVEFEGKYVGVFVKN; encoded by the coding sequence GTGAGCGAATTAAAACGAGTTGCCAAAACCCTTGTAGGCTATATAAAACGCCCGGATCTGTATCCTGAACTGGGCCGGAAAATCATAAAAAATATATTCAACAGAAAAAGTGCTTTTCGCGGAAAAGCGCGTACCACAGAATGGGCACAGTCACTTGCGGTAAATCAGGAAACTGCAATAGGGCAGCTTTTCGGTATTAAATTCGAAAACTTTCAAAACCTATTCTCAGAAGAGTTGCATGATGCTTCGAAGAGGGAAAAAGAGTGCCCAATCAAAATGGGAGGAGCCGGCGCTCTGGAGCTTATTTATTATGCCTGCGAATTTACCAATGCTGAAAGTGTTGTAGAAACGGGCGTAGCTTACGGTTGGTCTTCATTAGCAGCATTGCTTTCTTTACAGAAAAGAAACGGCACACTTTATAGCTCGGATATGCCATATCTGAGTCAGGATGGGGACCGTTATGTAGGTGCTGTCGTTCCGGACCGATTAAAGAAATACTGGAAGCTTTTCCGTCATGCTGACAAAGAATCTATACCTAAGATTTTCGGTGAAATGAACCGGGCAGATGTTATTCACTATGATTCCGACAAAAGTTATGAGGGGAGAACCTGGGCTTACAGGGAAATGTATCAACATCTGAGAAAGGGCGGTGTATTTATCAGCGATGATATCGGCGATAACGCTGCGTTTCAGGATTTCTGTACACGCAATACGATTTCACCCACTGTTGTAGAATTTGAAGGGAAATATGTAGGTGTTTTTGTAAAAAATTAA
- a CDS encoding glycosyltransferase family 2 protein — MKFSVLVANYNNGEFFRDCYQSIVSQSYDNWEVIILDDKSTDNSLQVIRELIGDDSRFRIYENAENAGVGVIKSKLIKLATGDICGFVDPDDTILPTAIEKSVGIFSKHKKTVLTYSRFMKCDKDLHPLAPFQSAKQVVNNNPYFFNCPIVINHFVCFRRDVYFQTEKINPELRISEDQDLYLKMYEKGNVKFISDTNYLYRTHAGGISQNDNKKKSYELWGLVIWNAMQRRGLKKIHGKKIPEIYTNAQEIFDLLKYQNSYFYRIRKRILAAFYN, encoded by the coding sequence ATGAAATTTTCTGTCCTTGTCGCCAACTATAACAACGGGGAATTTTTCCGTGACTGCTACCAGTCTATCGTTTCACAATCTTACGATAATTGGGAAGTGATTATTCTTGATGATAAATCCACAGACAATTCCCTGCAGGTCATCCGGGAATTGATTGGAGATGATTCCCGTTTCCGGATTTACGAAAATGCTGAAAATGCGGGCGTAGGTGTCATCAAATCAAAACTCATTAAACTGGCTACCGGTGATATTTGTGGTTTTGTAGATCCAGATGACACGATTCTCCCCACCGCCATCGAAAAATCAGTAGGGATTTTCAGTAAACACAAAAAAACTGTTCTTACTTATTCGCGTTTTATGAAGTGCGATAAAGATCTTCATCCTTTAGCACCCTTTCAATCCGCAAAACAGGTTGTAAATAATAATCCTTATTTTTTTAACTGTCCTATCGTTATCAATCATTTTGTATGTTTCCGGAGAGATGTTTATTTTCAGACCGAGAAAATAAATCCGGAATTACGAATTTCCGAAGATCAGGATCTCTATCTTAAGATGTACGAAAAAGGTAATGTAAAGTTCATCAGCGATACGAATTATCTTTACCGCACGCATGCCGGCGGAATCTCCCAAAACGACAACAAAAAAAAATCTTACGAGTTGTGGGGATTAGTGATTTGGAATGCGATGCAGCGGCGCGGTCTGAAAAAAATACATGGCAAAAAAATTCCCGAGATCTATACCAATGCTCAGGAGATTTTTGATTTGCTCAAATATCAGAACTCCTATTTTTACAGAATCAGGAAGAGAATTTTGGCTGCTTTTTATAATTAG
- a CDS encoding glycosyltransferase family 2 protein — protein MKISVIIPVYNAEKYVSQAVESALQLDEVFEIILVEDQSPDNALEVCEKLAEKHERVKLFQHPDKGNHGAGASRNLGLAKATGDFIAFLDADDYYLPNRFDAEKELFINQDVDGVYGALGVHYYTKKAKEQHHKIYGDRLTTVYKKHPPKDVFRGQLGMNGSFGLFSIDTLTLRTSSLDKVSPMMKTHLRLHQDTEFLFRISYYLDLYSGILDQAVAVRGVHENNRITQVDSKKINPASTRVLLWREVNSWAQNEPTMPTDIKLHIKRMHRSWEIANASPLKKWMMILRYLITDYRSIRSGLYNINFRNNLFSI, from the coding sequence ATGAAAATTTCCGTCATTATTCCTGTATACAATGCTGAAAAGTACGTTTCCCAAGCCGTGGAATCTGCTTTGCAGCTTGACGAAGTTTTCGAAATAATTCTGGTGGAAGACCAATCGCCGGACAATGCTTTGGAGGTATGTGAAAAATTAGCGGAAAAACATGAACGCGTTAAACTTTTCCAGCATCCTGACAAGGGAAATCATGGCGCCGGAGCCAGCCGAAATTTAGGATTGGCAAAAGCGACAGGAGATTTTATTGCGTTTCTGGATGCTGACGATTATTATCTCCCGAACCGTTTTGATGCAGAAAAAGAACTTTTTATAAACCAAGATGTTGATGGTGTTTACGGGGCTTTGGGCGTGCATTATTACACTAAAAAAGCCAAAGAACAGCATCATAAGATCTATGGTGACCGGCTTACTACGGTTTACAAAAAACATCCGCCAAAAGATGTATTCCGCGGACAATTGGGAATGAACGGCAGTTTCGGACTTTTCAGTATTGACACGTTAACTCTAAGAACATCTTCGCTCGATAAGGTCAGCCCCATGATGAAAACTCACCTGAGGTTGCATCAGGACACAGAATTTCTGTTCAGGATTTCCTATTATTTAGACTTGTATTCAGGTATTCTGGATCAGGCAGTGGCGGTGCGCGGTGTTCACGAAAACAACAGAATTACACAGGTTGATTCAAAGAAAATAAATCCGGCTTCAACACGAGTTTTACTCTGGCGCGAAGTGAACAGTTGGGCTCAAAATGAACCCACAATGCCTACGGACATCAAGCTACATATAAAGCGGATGCACAGAAGTTGGGAAATTGCAAACGCTTCACCGTTAAAAAAATGGATGATGATTTTGAGGTATCTGATCACGGATTACAGAAGTATCCGCTCAGGACTCTATAATATTAATTTCAGGAATAACCTTTTCTCAATTTAA
- a CDS encoding carbonic anhydrase — MKAHTVETQSTTTPEKALNFLKEGNQRFVQNLKMNRNLLEQVNDTRAGQWPFAVILSCIDSRTSAELIFDQGLGDIFSIRIAGNFVNKDILGSMEFGCNVAGSKLVVVLGHTKCGALKGGLDAQSIEGMGMENLNHLVGHFQGCIDGLIKEGEERSSSNSDLLERLNICNIRKTMEDIREQSTTLNQLEKGGKIKIVGANYCVESGVVTWLDENMNAEMEAQTGEMAISH; from the coding sequence ATGAAAGCACATACCGTAGAAACACAATCTACAACAACACCAGAAAAAGCGCTTAATTTCCTAAAAGAAGGAAACCAACGCTTTGTACAGAACCTAAAAATGAACCGCAATCTGCTCGAGCAGGTAAATGATACCCGCGCCGGGCAGTGGCCTTTTGCAGTAATACTTAGCTGTATCGACAGCCGTACTTCTGCAGAACTGATTTTTGATCAGGGTTTAGGCGATATTTTCAGCATACGGATCGCCGGAAACTTTGTAAATAAAGATATTCTTGGTTCCATGGAGTTTGGCTGTAATGTCGCCGGTTCCAAATTGGTAGTGGTCCTCGGGCACACCAAATGTGGCGCTCTGAAAGGCGGTTTGGACGCACAAAGCATTGAAGGAATGGGCATGGAAAACCTTAACCATCTTGTTGGTCATTTTCAAGGCTGTATTGACGGTTTGATTAAAGAAGGCGAAGAACGTTCGTCGTCAAACAGCGATCTTCTGGAAAGACTTAACATTTGCAATATCCGGAAAACCATGGAGGATATCCGTGAGCAGAGTACTACGCTTAATCAACTGGAGAAAGGCGGAAAAATTAAAATTGTGGGTGCCAACTATTGCGTCGAAAGCGGTGTTGTAACATGGCTAGACGAAAATATGAATGCTGAAATGGAAGCGCAGACTGGCGAAATGGCTATTTCCCATTAA